GTAGTCCCAATATCCACTCCAATTATGTATTCCATTTACATCTCTCCCCATTTGAATCTCTTTTAATTATAATCTATTTGAGACAAAACGTTGATAATAAAAAATAATATAAAATTACCTATCCATCTTGGAGGATAGGTAATTTTATATTTAATCAAACACGTTGTCATTTATTTTGTACTATTACTTTGCCATATACTTATAAGGGCCTGTGCATCGTTAGTCAAAACCGATTTGGCATAATCTGTTAAATTATGACTTAAAGCTGCATTATTAAGGTGCTTTATAAAATCCTGCAAATGTTTTATCGCATGATCCGGTCTTTTTATATCAAGCTGGTGCTTTGCTTGATCAAGAGCATTTAAAAGCTGTGGTATCATTGCTCCTTTTATATCCTTTGAATTTGCAAAACGAGTTATTAAGCTTCTCATTGAATCTATACTCGTTGTTACTTTGAACTGTATCGTATTCTCAATCACATTTCCTCCTATATCAGCCACAGTGGCGTATGCCGTCCAATTTCCAACCATACCTGTCATATCTATCTCAATGCTTTGTTGTACATTAGGATCAATTGCATAAACTTTGTCACCCACAACTATTTTTGCAGATACAATACTCGACGAATTGTCCCACACCTTAAAAGTCAAAGGCATACAGTCATCAAACGAACCACCATCCTTCAAAGCATTTCCGTTTGCAATAAGACTGAATTTAGGCAGGTTTTCTGTAAGTACTGTTATACCTTTTGACATATTGCCAGAAAAATCAATAGCTTTTATTTGTATCTCATAATCAGTATCTGCCTTAACGCCTGTTATATCTGCAGTCTGTACACCTCTGTTAACATATATGGCATCGCCGATTCTCTGTCCGTTGCTGGATATACTTATCTCTACTTTTTGCGCATCAATATCATACGGACCTTCCCAGAACAATT
The Caldanaerobius fijiensis DSM 17918 DNA segment above includes these coding regions:
- a CDS encoding FIMAH domain-containing protein — encoded protein: MKLFWEGPYDIDAQKVEISISSNGQRIGDAIYVNRGVQTADITGVKADTDYEIQIKAIDFSGNMSKGITVLTENLPKFSLIANGNALKDGGSFDDCMPLTFKVWDNSSSIVSAKIVVGDKVYAIDPNVQQSIEIDMTGMVGNWTAYATVADIGGNVIENTIQFKVTTSIDSMRSLITRFANSKDIKGAMIPQLLNALDQAKHQLDIKRPDHAIKHLQDFIKHLNNAALSHNLTDYAKSVLTNDAQALISIWQSNSTK